The window cAAATCACCCTAATAGTAGGGGTATCGGCTTGACACTTGGCTGAAATAGTTTTCTTTGAGGAATACGTGCactttttaaattgtattattaaggcctaggaatttacagaaatattggcaaagacaggggtgcgatacacccggaaattcgataaattctgaaactttgtaaatatgtagggaatttccccctgattacaacgcaatttttctttgctcccaaaattcactctaagggggtgtaattgactgctgagaatccggttattttccgattttctgttataactcgtgaacagtaaaataatttctttaccaaatactagatctaattaaaagaagtaactttgtctcgaaacttcttctatattttacagttcgcgagttataacacaaaatcggaaaatagtcgaattttcgggggttaatttcaccctcctcGAGTggatttgggtagcaaacaaaaatttttggaaTTCCCGgggtcgggatcttcccttggaagctaagctatgctattcGATGCAATGTTTTAACGTttgcttttggtggaaacggttcgatAAGactgtatcgaagctaatttttttaaaacgtaataTAGcacagcatcgcatagcttagcttcccggtggattcccggctttaataAACGAAACAGAAACTAACCACTGCCACCGTGCAATATTATTCACTAATCGGCCAGCTTCGAGCttccttttcattttcattaattACAATTGCCAAGGATCGAGAGGCAGCTTGTAAAAGCGACACTCCGCGATGTGAGCCGCGGAGCAGTGGTACAAGGCCGGCGGCCTGAAAGAGCCCGAAGGGCACAGGAAACGCTTACTCACGGGAGAAATATTTGTTTGCTTGCAGCTTGAACAAGATGCACGCGATGGAAGGCGCCGCCGGTAACGGGAAGAAGGTGGACTCGGCCGAGAAGACCAGGGAGGACGATTCGTCGCGAGCGTCGCCGAAGGTGCCCCAGAGCCAGCAGAACGGAGCGGCGCTCCCGGAGGAGACGGCCGCCGCCCCCGGGACCCTCGAGTGTATACGCTCCTCGGCGTCCATAAAGAAGGAGCCGCTCTGCGACTCGGAGTCCGAGGGGACGTGCAAGAACGCCACCTCGGCGGAGGCGGCCCAGCAGAAGTCCGCGGCGTCCCGTTGCGCGAAATCCGAGACAGAAGGGGGCAGCAGGAAGCGAAAGTCCACGGACGGGCAGCTGCCCTCGAACGGCAACTCCGCCCCGAAGAAGTTCTGCCACGAGCAGAGGGAGCAGTACATCACGTCCCTCGTCGGCTGTGAAAAAGTTACCGCGGAGGAACTTGCCGCGAGAGCTGACCAACTCCGGGCCGAAGTACAGGTAAATACAGGAGGGGGACCGCTTGGACCAGGCGGATTAATTTTATCGCGGATGAACGGCCCCTTTACTCGATAGGGGAGCGATATCGTCATCTTTACAAAGTGGCTTTTGTAAGGTGGCTGCAGCCTGTGGGTTGAACTTCTTGGAGGTCCGACTTCGATTTTCACTTGGTCTTGCAGAATGTTAACAGACAGATCCCTAAGGATATATAGTCACTGGACTGATACGTATTTACAAGGCTGATCCCTGATAATTGTTAAGATATAAATGAGTGAAGTTTCATACCTTGATAGATGTActctgcagtggcggatttaaatacggttgccaaccgtactgtaatatatagtattgtaggggagaccggggctagttgatacagtccaattatctcgacaccgtatatgtgtagctccatttcagcgagatgtACGATGAttcttgttcaattctttccttagatccagcgtacgtgtgtgtacattgacgttgacaatcgttttttaactgttttttcattcagtttgtacgtattctctcaagttttcgcttactatatattaaagaggaaggaccaaagtatattttagcatatatgttatcaagtaattaattcaaacaaaaatgaaaaaaattgaaaactgaaaaacgtatcaactagccccagtctcccctactatatttttgtctagtgtactataTCAAAGTTGTCATGTATAGAGGCCGACCCTTTGCGCTCACTACAAAATGCCTCTCAAACAGAAACCGATAACCCAAGTATGCCAAGCCTCCTACAAACTTCACTACACCTTTAAATGCGCACAATAGCGGCCAGTCATTAAGCATGAAGATTAAGCAGAAacgtaaatttaaatattcccaTTGCTTTCTGCTCCCACGTAGGCCTTGGACGAGTTAGCACGTGCCAAAGAAATGGAATGGAACGAGATCCTGAGCATGAGAAAGCTGAAGGAGGAAGCGTACCTGAGAATCGAGAGAAGAAGGCAAGTTATGGGATTCATGGAGGGCAACGGTCAGTTAGCAGACACGTTACCGCCAGCCAGCCTGGCACTGGGGCCTGAATGGGAGAGCAGCGGCAACACCACTCCTGTATCCAAAGAGAAGATGAATTTCGGCTCGAAGGAGGACCTCCCCGAGGAGAGCTCGCGGGACTCGCCCGCCTTCAAGAAAGAGAAGACCGGCAAGCAGGGCTCGCATCGGCAGTCTACACCTCCCAAACAAGGCGGAGAGAACGGCCGCAAACACGCAGAAGCGCTCAGCCCAGAGAACCGGCAGATCGGCGAGGGTCGCCAAGGCGCCATCGTCGATGTCAGGTCCATCATCGCTGATTACAGGCTGAGGCATCCTGAAACAGTGCCGCGCAGGTAATTAGTCGCAACACTAAATGCACAGTAGAGCGATCAGTGACGGATTGAAGGGaacaggcccaggtggcaaacgtttctGGGACCCCCTGAATGCGTAAcagaattgcaaataaatttactCGCGTGGTGAGGTATGGAACATTGTGggaagtaaaataaatatagcGTTTGGATAAGATCGTAACTCttttttggaagatggggcCCAGGCCGCCGTTAAATACGCCAGTGAAGGTGACCATTCGTCCACGAATTGTGTCCCTGGTAAATTTTGTTCTCAATTCTGAATTTAAGGCAATCATTCGTCACCGGTTTTTGGTAACAGTTCTCGATTCTGTGTTCGTTCTTTAAAGTTAGAAAATATTCAATGCGAAACCGAAGCCGCgagtttgtttttaaaattctgttaatttAGTAGAAGTGATCTCTAAAAACAAATGTCTCATGTCCCCCGGAAACTCCAAGAAAAAATTGTCACCTTGGTATACAGAGGACCATAAAAGCTACTTTAATGCTACTAGAATACTGTagcttttaaaaatatattcataAAATTCTAGTGCTTATCAACATGGGCGGATTTgcgtataggctaagtaggctgcagcttgGGATggtaaattttgggaagcggcaaattcgGGAGGCAGCagattttgggaagcgacaaattttcagtgaaagaaattgggataggtttaaacacagaggcttgagacaccTTCAAAAACAATTCCCTTCTTTTTCGTACAGCGagttagcaataactcatatgagttgtcatattgaattaattttgaaattgtctcgactgttttaaactaaaatattttatgatatttcgcggaaagggcgacaGACACTTGTTAGCCCAGGGGctccaaatctccaaatccgcccctgcttaTCAGACATTCGAGTATTGAAATGTTACAAAGAAATGAGTCCACTTAAGTAGTTTTGTAATCTGAAATGAATCGTTTCTTAATTAAATTCTTGTGGAAGTTAGAAAGTGGTATCAGGAATAGATTAATCATAGTGAAACTTCAATATTATAACTGACTGTAAGGCTGCATCTGTGCAAGACTTTGACTATTATGCTAGAAACTGTTTCTTCGCTACAAAATAGAAGTAACTTGGTATCGAGAGAAACGCAACAGCTTCTTGTTTGTTAGCATAAAGTTTCATTGCGTCGAAGAAGCACGAGTAGAAAGAAAATGTTACAGGAGCTAGAAGTTTTCAAATGTATCGttatgtattaaataatttaatttacagttTGACGTTAATTATAGAAAAGCTTGCATAACGTTGTATTTGCTTGAATTTCAGGGGACGAAGAATGAGAAATTCGGTGAACGTCGGCCTCGGAGCTGGTGGAGCTATGGTCGAAACGGGGCACAGCGTTGATTCAAGGCCATCTAGTACAGATTCTTGTAAAAGCAACCCGAACGCGGTTGATCCTAATAATTCCATGAGCTTCAAGGACGTGCTCGTGCAGTTCGCTAAACTGAGCCAACAACAAGGTACACAAAATTAATCCTGCAAGATTACACATCAAGCGATCGTACATCGTACCTCCTTGTAACTGTGTCTCTTCGAAGCAGTGTAGTTTATTTCCAAAGCCCATTCGAAGCAAACTGATATGAAAGTGTTATATATTGATAAAAGTCCATCTTTAACTTAGAAGTTGAAGACGCTGAAAATGTCGCGTCGATTAAATGCTAGACGTCAATTAATTTCGAAAACGTAAAATTGTAGGTGAGCCCGTGAAGACGCCTCAGAATTATCCAGATGTAACGCTTCATCCTGTTGCACCGTCCCCGGCGCCTCAGAATACACCACCTCAACAGAGTGGTTCATTACTCCACGGAATTCTCACGAAATCGCAATCTCCAAGACCTACCACTTTTTCACCTACTTTAGCTAGATTACTCACCGCACCTGAAAGAGAAAGGAATGCACCAACAGCCGCGTCCATGCCGCAGCAAAGCGCGGCAACCCAGCACCTTTTGCAGGCATATCAAGGCTCTAATCCGGTTTCTATCAGCGACCTCCTATCTTCTTCCAAGGTATTTCacttttctataaaataatacTTCACGCGGTCGCTGTGTCCGGGCCTCGGAGCCATTGATCCACTCGCGCGTCTACAAAACTGATAAGCTTTTTATTGTGATGGTGCGCTTAGCTTCGATTCTGATCACATTGAAAACATAAGTATTTTGTGATTAACATGAAAACGATGACGAGGAAAAGCTCGTCGCAAATTTCGCGGGGCtttatgcatagatatttattattataatatgtagaAGTGTCAGAAGTGTATGAACAGAAGTTCATAAActaaaaaatcgcgaaaatgaTACATAGCTTTCGCAGTGTTAGTCTCAATATAATTAAACATTGtttatttctgtattttcaGGCTCGAACTGAAATAACAATAACGCCGGTGGTAAACACTCCGGTGCAATCTCACTCGAATAGTTTAATTCACGTGGTAAGAGATGCATTAAGATTCGTTGAAATAATTCAGTCGCATAAACTTCTGTATTTAACATCCTCCATTTCGCCAAGCAGGACGACGTTGAAGAAGAATCAGCTGTAATCGAAGACAGAGAGACCCGCATTTCTTCAGGCGGAAGGGACGCCAGAGAGGACAGAGATAGTCCTCCGCGATGCCAAGGATGTCACGAACGTGCTGCACAGTTCGTGTGCGCTGGCTGCGGAAATCAGTGGTACTGCAGTCGCGAATGCCAGGTAAGATCTAAAATCTGCCGTCTTCTTCGCTGGCGCCACGTTAAAGAGAACAATTGATTCGTAATCAGCTGCGCGACTATTATTAATGAGAGAATGCATTTTAGGTCGCTGCATGGGACGAACACTCAGAAGTGTGTTCTGGCTAAATAACGAGCGTCTGTTATCCACCTCGGACCTCGTACTTGTGGCATCAGGTTAAATACCTATTCAACTGAGAATGAATCTAGTCAAAAACGAATGGCCAAGAATTTAACGCGTATTGAGCACGATAAGGCGCTGGGAGAAAATGTTAAGAGAGCAGTGTATATTTTTAAGGATCTTCAAAATATGTTTCATCTGTAAAGGATAAGTTTTATTTCGTAAAAGGGGGAATCGCCGCGCTATAGGCGGTCCCCGTAAGAAATGAGTATTTACGAGAAGGACGGAAGCATTAGACTTCGAGGCACCTAGACCAGGAAAGATTCGGAggcgaagttaaaaaaaaaacggtcatTGCTTCATTGTAATCACCGCGttgcttttattcgttattcggtaACGAACGATCGAGAGTCTTCATTAAGACCAATAGAGAGAGTATTAACCCTGCTGAAATTAAGCATTTAACGTGTATCTTCCAAAGGACAAATCTGTTCGAGGGATTCCAACTGTAATAGGAATTTGCGTCGGACATAAACATTCGTAACAACTTCGTGTATCGGATTACCTTCCTCTTTTCGTTTTCTTTCTAGATTTCAACCAATGCATGACGTACGATGTACGCTAGTCGAATGTCTTCAACATTTTCCGAAGCAAGaaaagagaaacaaaaaaaaaaagaaaccagaCCGGGAGTAGCTGATGTGTACGCTTGTAACGAGGAACAAAGCACAAAACTTATATCTCGTGATGCTGTACATAATTTTATACGTGTTAGCAGGGTTGTTCAGCGTCAGATTTTAAAACAGTTGGTTAACCGCGTGCCATGCGTAAGATTCGCTTCATCATGGTCAGCTTTATATGTTGGAAAGATTTAAGTTGTAGATTATTCGAGTGTTTTTATAATCCTATCGTTTTgtttcgtttctctttttctctctcctttttttttgtaattcaaGTCTTTTGCATTACGGTCAGACGACGTCGCATGATGCGAAGTACACACGGACATTCAGCCTTCATATATTTTTGTCGTTCGTTCAAGAAAGACGCGTAAAGTGCGTACCGAATACCAATATTTTATACCACATTTGTTACCAACGTATAAATCTAGAATTAACGAGATGTTAGCCTTAGTATAGGTTTAAGCTActtcttttttctcttcttctctttcacGACTTGTTCGTTGGTAACGTATCGACACGTTctaagttctttttttttctttttttttttaaattagcatgTTACCCAAACGATAATTGTCCCAGACATAATCTGTAGTCCAAAGTTCCTACAGGTACACGcaacattatatatatttttcccaTTTACGAAGCAAAccaaaataaagtttttaatcGTATCATAACGAGCATTTACCGTTTCTTCAACCACCGGCGTAttacagattaattatattccGATCGATGATTCTATGAAgtttattgaaagaaaaatttccgccatttatttagaattttaatgTTACGCAGTGAAGTTGTTCCGAGGTTCCATTTCAAAATATCtgaaggtgcgatttcatgctgacgctcgacgctcgttttgagtgTCAAAaacagtcacgtgatcggtccacgggaGTTTCAGCATctacgctcgttttgagcgtcaaaaccaattACGTGACCGACGCTCGACCAACGAACGAGCGAGTCAGAGTGAACGAGCGTCAAGCGGAAACtcggtttagcttttccgcttgaTGCTGAAAATCGCGTGCACTGATTACGTGACCGGTTTTGACGCTCGAAACGAGCGTCGAGAGTCAGTATGAAATCGCACCTTGACTATTTAAACTTTTCGCTCGGATTTCTTCAATGCCTAAGTGACCACAAAATGCACTAATCGATTTGACCCGCAGACTTTTTTTCCAGAGGGGGCCaagcaactttgggatgatggtaaagaaaaatatactcctcttgcttttttaacctattttatagtgtcaatttaattaaaaaattaaaaccgaaatttaaaaatattcccttttttagtataaacttaataaagatcagtttttaaaaataagcgattatttctttaagggggtagacacgtcacgtgacctgcccgattcggcaggtcggtattacagcatttttttctgcacagaaatggtaataccgatagatcgacgattacccggtgaacgcgagagggaactGTTTGCTacttctgtattctattctgaataaggaaagaatttctcagctgttccgttatacttataaaaatttaaacggaaagtcggctggtactgtaaacgtagaaaattcattgcacattttaattacttgaaatgtgcttatgctacaatattctacgttagcagtaaggaattctaagtgaaaagggaaaatagatgagggaatgtccccagaaaatgaaatttgttaggttagacatttttttattagcaaagcaccgaaacagaacatgaaatacacttattacacgtcctctgcagaaagcagttatcaacaaacatttaatatacaaaattgtattgaatgttgaattgggctggtgaaaatgcgcagactggatgcgcgtgattattatgtggtcggctcctcgaagtgacagaaaatataacctaaatatatgctatatgacaacaaatgtttagtggctatttcagcttcaaaggcatcgccttaaagttgcaaataagacgcgtaggcctttcaagaggcgttcgaaaattctgcgtctcttcgttaaacagtcactgtctcgaaacatctgcgccacttctcgctctttgatttgctctccggagacgttactttgtgccacctctttcgacatcatgttctcctgttacaaagcccaattctgtgcactctgaaaatttttgccagattttggcccaggtatcaggagaacatgaagcgaaaagaggtattctgaatttcagcttcgaagtcatcctcgattccctctccgaagacgttacttagtgccacctctttcgacggcatgttctcctattacaaagcccaattttgtgcattctgaaaatttttgccagattttggcccaggtatcaggaggacatgaagcgaaaagaggtattctgaatttcagcttcgaaggcatcctcgattctctctccgaagacgttacttagtgccacctctttcgacgtcatgttatcctgttacgaagcccaattttgtgcattctgaaaattttctccagattttggcccaggtatcaggagaacatgaagcgaaaagaggtattttgaatttcagcttcgaaggcatcgccttaaagtagcaaacaagagctacgcctttcatgggcctttaaacagttctcggttaatgtgatgcttttg is drawn from Andrena cerasifolii isolate SP2316 chromosome 8, iyAndCera1_principal, whole genome shotgun sequence and contains these coding sequences:
- the LOC143372458 gene encoding uncharacterized protein LOC143372458 isoform X2 — protein: MAESKIKKTDFKKTVSTKEALNDPAMSTDEVEIVEKETLDIPVEDMLETNSSSKDIEIIDITDAREQKKGEGFEDSKGSGDVTSEVEEDSEACSKADVTLNANVKEVDKTEKSKEPDNTSARNKDARSATNVSEEEATLNEILKVVHENLSSNNVHQSTKESKDSKREDSCSVEETKEKIDEKSRKDNILKEVVNVETNVPVEVETMKSRRDSESKQSVELVEHMEVGIVGPPTTVSELINEEELRAESAISSDQKVQDHVAEWVQNSAKAEELAAEEEETRIRDDQREKKTLREKRTRKKKNNDALALPTRKSQRIVSNIIKKSIKCLNKMHAMEGAAGNGKKVDSAEKTREDDSSRASPKVPQSQQNGAALPEETAAAPGTLECIRSSASIKKEPLCDSESEGTCKNATSAEAAQQKSAASRCAKSETEGGSRKRKSTDGQLPSNGNSAPKKFCHEQREQYITSLVGCEKVTAEELAARADQLRAEVQALDELARAKEMEWNEILSMRKLKEEAYLRIERRRQVMGFMEGNGQLADTLPPASLALGPEWESSGNTTPVSKEKMNFGSKEDLPEESSRDSPAFKKEKTGKQGSHRQSTPPKQGGENGRKHAEALSPENRQIGEGRQGAIVDVRSIIADYRLRHPETVPRRGRRMRNSVNVGLGAGGAMVETGHSVDSRPSSTDSCKSNPNAVDPNNSMSFKDVLVQFAKLSQQQARLLTAPERERNAPTAASMPQQSAATQHLLQAYQGSNPVSISDLLSSSKARTEITITPVVNTPVQSHSNSLIHVDDVEEESAVIEDRETRISSGGRDAREDRDSPPRCQGCHERAAQFVCAGCGNQWYCSRECQVAAWDEHSEVCSG
- the LOC143372458 gene encoding uncharacterized protein LOC143372458 isoform X1, with translation MAESKIKKTDFKKTVSTKEALNDPAMSTDEVEIVEKETLDIPVEDMLETNSSSKDIEIIDITDAREQKKGEGFEDSKGSGDVTSEVEEDSEACSKADVTLNANVKEVDKTEKSKEPDNTSARNKDARSATNVSEEEATLNEILKVVHENLSSNNVHQSTKESKDSKREDSCSVEETKEKIDEKSRKDNILKEVVNVETNVPVEVETMKSRRDSESKQSVELVEHMEVGIVGPPTTVSELINEEELRAESAISSDQKVQDHVAEWVQNSAKAEELAAEEEETRIRDDQREKKTLREKRTRKKKNNDALALPTRKSQRIVSNIIKKSIKCLNKMHAMEGAAGNGKKVDSAEKTREDDSSRASPKVPQSQQNGAALPEETAAAPGTLECIRSSASIKKEPLCDSESEGTCKNATSAEAAQQKSAASRCAKSETEGGSRKRKSTDGQLPSNGNSAPKKFCHEQREQYITSLVGCEKVTAEELAARADQLRAEVQALDELARAKEMEWNEILSMRKLKEEAYLRIERRRQVMGFMEGNGQLADTLPPASLALGPEWESSGNTTPVSKEKMNFGSKEDLPEESSRDSPAFKKEKTGKQGSHRQSTPPKQGGENGRKHAEALSPENRQIGEGRQGAIVDVRSIIADYRLRHPETVPRRGRRMRNSVNVGLGAGGAMVETGHSVDSRPSSTDSCKSNPNAVDPNNSMSFKDVLVQFAKLSQQQGEPVKTPQNYPDVTLHPVAPSPAPQNTPPQQSGSLLHGILTKSQSPRPTTFSPTLARLLTAPERERNAPTAASMPQQSAATQHLLQAYQGSNPVSISDLLSSSKARTEITITPVVNTPVQSHSNSLIHVDDVEEESAVIEDRETRISSGGRDAREDRDSPPRCQGCHERAAQFVCAGCGNQWYCSRECQVAAWDEHSEVCSG
- the LOC143372458 gene encoding uncharacterized protein LOC143372458 isoform X3; translation: MPQCAVATCRNSHRRTRGRRIRYHRFPQIPEVRSRWVRACGRVPLSNGEIPFNIQTARICSLHFTNDSYEKDMEHLVLGLPVRSRLRRGAVPTIGVPVNVQPVTKMLVEDAKRSLLKVTHAKMLTGQKVTGNNGLSADSKQQSHQPATERRQQQQQHHHNHHHQHHQQRAKSGNQVNQEQKMAGIDVLLALGLKPAPRLNKMHAMEGAAGNGKKVDSAEKTREDDSSRASPKVPQSQQNGAALPEETAAAPGTLECIRSSASIKKEPLCDSESEGTCKNATSAEAAQQKSAASRCAKSETEGGSRKRKSTDGQLPSNGNSAPKKFCHEQREQYITSLVGCEKVTAEELAARADQLRAEVQALDELARAKEMEWNEILSMRKLKEEAYLRIERRRQVMGFMEGNGQLADTLPPASLALGPEWESSGNTTPVSKEKMNFGSKEDLPEESSRDSPAFKKEKTGKQGSHRQSTPPKQGGENGRKHAEALSPENRQIGEGRQGAIVDVRSIIADYRLRHPETVPRRGRRMRNSVNVGLGAGGAMVETGHSVDSRPSSTDSCKSNPNAVDPNNSMSFKDVLVQFAKLSQQQGEPVKTPQNYPDVTLHPVAPSPAPQNTPPQQSGSLLHGILTKSQSPRPTTFSPTLARLLTAPERERNAPTAASMPQQSAATQHLLQAYQGSNPVSISDLLSSSKARTEITITPVVNTPVQSHSNSLIHVDDVEEESAVIEDRETRISSGGRDAREDRDSPPRCQGCHERAAQFVCAGCGNQWYCSRECQVAAWDEHSEVCSG